In the Augochlora pura isolate Apur16 chromosome 7, APUR_v2.2.1, whole genome shotgun sequence genome, GAATCGATTCCAGGATTTTTTCTCCAAACTAACTTGTACTCTCGGAGTTTGCTCGCTATCTCTGCTGCTTCGAAATTCTTTTCGTCGAGCCGTAAATTCCGCGAGTATAGCAATGTCGTCATAGAGTTCCTCCTGTTGATCGGCGGGGTATTCACGGTGATTCGAGTTCGGACGAGGCGTTTGATAGTGTTCGATTTCTTTCAACGATGCTTGGGATTTAGGCCGGTCGATACTGTCGCCTGGTACGGAGGTGTCGAGTTTCCGTCGAACAGACTCTCCGACGTGATTCGATTTCCCAGAGGATTcctaataattgattaaaaaaaaaagaataaagaaagaaacggtTACACATCAATAATGGAAAAGTAACAAATGGAAGAGCTTCCTCACCATGACACGGTGTAGTTGCCATTTGTCTTGCACTTCGTAGTTTCTTCGATAGGAGCTAACATCATCGTAAAGTCCTTCTTGAATGGTCGCGATTGTTTCCTCGACAGGAGGAGGGTGTGCGTAAATCGGTTTAGGCGGAGGTGGGAAATTGTACTCtgattcatttttttctttttcttcttttctcttctcttgtTCCGAAAGCATAGTTCGTTTAATTTGTTGAGAATCGATCAAATCGCTTACGTCGTCGTAGGTGGATAAGCGTTCGTTGTCTACGGTTGACAATGCTACAACTTTgcctttcgtttttttttcggtttTTCGCGGGGATTCCTTCAGGCTTCGCATACGATCTAGAAAAGACTTCTTCTGTGGCGACTTCGTTGGTTCTTCCACTTTATGAGCTGTTGGTCGTCGCAGTACTGGTTTCGACAATAGACTCTGTGTatacagaaatttaattattaactcatCGAAATCATTTAAGGTTACACTAGGAAACATAATTACCTCGACGTCGTCGTAAGACTCGTCTTGTCCATTGATATGCATACCGTTATCGTTGGTTGGCGCGGATACAAGAGAGCCAGCAGCGCTACCGGTGTCGttcttattttctaaatttttcttcgGTTTTCCACCCAACGTACTTGAATCTTTTTTACTTGAAGTAACACCGTTGCAAATTGAAAGTTGATTACTTTTTGTATCGTTGGTGTCAATATCGTCGATCGTGTTTTTAGCGGGTCCTACGTTACCGTAGCATGGTTTGTCTGTCGTTGTTTTATTCCTGAAATCTTCGATTTTATGATAGATCTCGTCCTCTTCTTCGTCTTGTGGCACATAGGATGGGGAGTTTGACGAACGGCTGACAGGTAGCGACGGCAGTCTTCGTGGAATTCGCGCAGGTAATGGAGGGCCAGAGAAAAGTACAGGAGCAGCAGGAACAGAAGTAGACATCGGTGAAGAAGGAAAATTGGTGAGATCTGCTTGAGTGTTCTTTGATGACTCGGTCAGTTGTTCGTCGGCATTGGTAGCGGCAAAGCATCCATCGATTTCCGACTCCTGTCCGTCGATGCTGAAGCATCCAACGTCTTGGTATTGTTCTTCTTTGTGATCGGGTTCGAGACTTAGGCTCGAGCGAGCTTTGACTTCCGGAGGGACGGAAATGGAAACTTTTGTAAGTTCCGTGATTTCATCTCTTCCGTTGATGTTCAATTCACAGATCTTAGCTACCCACTGTTCCATGTCCTTTGGAGTCCTGGCAACAAACTGAAACAATCACGATCAATGACAGAAAGAATTCTACTATACTTTACATGTATGTTGGTATTCATCTACTTTATCATTTCGAAGGTGGGAGGTCGTTCACCTGGTAGGTCCTACTGCCGGGGCAAAAAATTTCGAAGGTGGATTCGCTTCTTCGTTGATCTGCATTTGGTGCAGCCCGGGCCATGTAATTATGAAGAGATAAAATCATATGCGGCCGATTGTCTCGATCGTTTCCATAGATCAGTAGATGCGATCCTAACATAGCTACAGCACACAGGAGTCAATTGTTACAATTCCGTTTCCTTTTATATTCTCGATCGAATCACTTACCAACCCAGCACATTCGATACGGTTCAAAGAggaacagaatttttccaTCCTTCCTGTAAAGTGGACCGCATTTTCGACATTTATCTTTGGTTTCGACTGCTGGAATATTGGCGTAAAACTCTATCAGTGCATTCTCAATCTTCTCATCTTTGTCCCGGGAGGGAAGGGGCGAGGGAACAGTGGAGGCGGTAGCCACAGCAGCCGCATGATTCGCTTCGACCGTTTGGAAACTCTCGTAATAATCGTGTTGCTGCTTTTGTTTCTGTGGCTCCTCCGCGCCTACGTATTCCTCGAGTTCGCCTTCATTTTCGATAGCCGGCATCAAACCTTTCGGCGCGACTGGAGTCATATTCAAGTACGGTTCGGGAGAGGATCGAATACCAATTTTCTTGATCATGAAAGTTGTCAAAGACTGCTTCGAACGTGTGAGCAGATTGTTCCGAAGATTCTCCAATGTGACCGGAAGCTTGATTTCATGCAGGCATTCCAAAAATTGGACTAATTCTGCGAACACGGGCATTACCTCTTTTACATTTCGAAATTTAAGTGCATGCGTAATCGTTCTTTTCACGAGTGACATCAATTTTCTCGATCATTTTCGATTATCTGTATTCGATCGGCACTGAGACTACACAGGTGATAAGTCGTTACTATTGccattatcatttattatttaagaattaagggatcgattaataatataattaaatacgaaagttcgtataagaatatataaagttTTCTATGGGGCTCGGTGTAATGAAGTTTATGGGATCCTAGAATTTCCATAggtatatgtaatttataatttgactCCCTTAAACTACATATGTATTTACAGGAAAAGATATCGGGACACTTACCTCGGAGTATTCCGGTAAGCTCACGATCGAAATCCATGGTCACGTGTTTTGTTTGAATGGTTTGCATAATCGTTGCGACAATTATACGCGGTAGAATGTGAAATCGGTCGATATTTgccaaacaaaattaaatgatttttctggAAAAAGTCCGTGTCAGACAGTTACGATTGCTCATCGAGTGTGCTATAATCGTGCAGGATGCGGTGACAGATACGCGGCCGATAAGAAAACATTCTATGCATAAAGCGTCACGGAAGACGCATCGAATAAACGATGTAATTACGCGTCGAATCGTTGGCGCAGCACTTTTACTTTCAGAAAGCGTTCGCGCGGCACGATATATAATCGATTCTTTCGACTACTCTTGACGACGGAGCGGATTTTCATCTCAGGGCGTGACGTCCAATCAAGTCGCAAAAACATCACAATGAGATTAGAATTTCCATGATTCGATACTTTCGAATTTCATCCACTGCACTAATTGTTCACTGAGTGTTCTcgattttcgttttcgttGGTACAAATGATTGATGGTCGACGCCGCAAAGAGAAGGCAACTGGTAAGAATGCTCCTGTCTCGTTAAAATTCAAGTAGCACCGCGGTGCCGTGGCACGTGGGAGCAGCGGAAGACGATTCGAGTCGTAacgagtcgcgtcgcgtcgaatcGCGTCGAGTTCACTCGACCGACTCCCGCAAAGAATGTTGTCGTCGCTGTTACTCCTGCTCGATATTTATGATTTCACTGTCTCGCCTATTGCACTAACTGAGGGTTGACTCACTCTCTGTTCGGACGTATTTCTCTTCGCGACGATgattcctctctttctctcgaagGCTTGGTCGCGACCGCTCGTGCTCACGTAATCCGAAGCGACGTTTTAATTGATCATTCCAATTGACGGACTCAGGAGACCACCGAGAAACAAACAGGCAGTTTGCATTCCATACATTGCGTGCGCTTCGGAGATCTTTTAAAACACTCGAGCAAACCAACTCTCAGTTGCAGTAGAGAaaagatttattaatcatataaTACTGTCTCGACGAATCATCGAGTATCAATGAGTTTGCCAAGGAACTTTGCCTCGCACCTTCTCTAATGGTTTCACATATAAGTGCGTCCCGATTTCCGCCAACTCCGGCGGCGGATCGGCTTTGGCCGCTTCCAATTCTTGGTCCACTTCTTTCCACGTAGTCTTCCGCAACTCCTGCTTCGAAAGGGAAAACAAATTGATGATGCTGTGGTGCTGAACAGCAGCTAACAAGTATACAAATTAGAGAACGAAAAATACTCGCTTCGACCTCCTGTTCGGTTTTCAAGCCACTTTGAACGACCAGCTTGCCTAGGTTCGTAATTGGATCTGCTTCTGTCTGAATTTGCTTAACTTCGTCTCTGCTGCGGTAAGAGATCCCCGGGTCGCTCATGCTGTGCCCGTAATATCGATACGTATCCATTTCTAGAATGATCGGACCGTTTCGAAGGGCGTAGTCTCCGGCGAATTTCACCGCTTCGCGTACGTCAAGTATATGCATACCGTCCACCTGAATGGGAAATGGTGTTTACGATCACGCGATTTCAAGGAGTTGTGCCGCGAACCGATCGAGATACCTTTACACCTGGAATCAAATCTCCCCTCGTGTAAAACGCTGTGTTCGCTGAGTGCCGATGCACCGCTGTTCCCATCGCGTACTGATTGTTCTCGCAAATATAGACCACCGGCAGGTTCCAAAGTTTTGACATATTATACGCCTCATAGATCTGACCCTGGGAAGCGGCACCGTCGCCATAGAGCACCCACGCGACTCCTCCGCTGCCTTCGTACTTGTGTGCGAACGCCAATCCAACGCCGATCGGCACCTGGCCGCCGACGATCCCATCTCCGCCGTAGAATCTTGGCGCGTACATGTGCATCGAACCACCTTTACCTTCCGAAGCTCCGGTTCGTCGACCCATCAACTCCGCGAGAATTTGTCGCGCCGTCAAACCGAAACATACCCCGAAACCGTGACATCTGTAAGCTGTTATCAGACTATCGGATTCTTTCATCGCCATCTTCATCCCCACGGCTACCGCCTCCTGTAAACCGCTTTACATTGCACCGCTCTACTTGACTCTGCTTGACTCGGATTCGGACCCAGTCGAGTTATATGTATAGTCGAAGTTACCCGTATCAATTGGTAACCATTTACCTGACCTGAATACAAATGGAGGAAACCATTGATCATCCGAGTTCTATACAATTCCGCACACTTGTTCTCCATCCGTCTGATATAGTTCATCGTTTTCAACGCGTAAATCGCTTCCTCTTCGGTCATCGTCGCCTTCGTTGACGGTCCACTCTCCAATCGATACAGCTCGTATTTCTGTAGGAATAATAAATCTCTCGagttgtattttcttttcgaactGTTACGATTTTAGGGACATTACCGGATTGGCAGTAATTTCTTTCGCCATTCCCCGAGAaggagacaaagagagacGTCGAAGATTCGCACAACATTGGAACGATCGGAAATGATGCATTTTTGGTTCAAGGCTCCTTTAGGTAACCAACTGCTTGATGCGAATCGGCCGCGTATTTATCGATCGAGCGTTCGTCCACTGATCCTACATCGCGTGATTCAACGACTCTTCTGtcagtttttttttagaagaaacCTAGAAACGAGTCTTGTGCTCCCTGTTGTATCCTTCGATGCGAGACATTCTTCGCCTTTGGCTCACGCGAATTTAGCTACGACACTTGACTCcgatcatataatattttatcctacgtttctctctcttggaCACAcactttctcttttcctccttCTCACCTATTTTTCACTATCCAAATCCTAATAAATATCTAGCTTATCGAAAATGCTACCGTCGCAAATCGTAACACTTGTGCAGGCGACATCGAGTTATCGTCACACGAACAGAAGGTAGAGACACGAATATTAGAAGATTCCACGCAACGCTGGCTGCGTTTAGTTGTCTATAACTCGCCAACCTTTTGAAATAATGAGAATTGTACCTAAAAAAAGTGCGCTTGTTCCGAATACATCTCGTCCGGTCCGACGTAACGAGGAATCTGATGCAAGTTTAGAGAGTTAATAAAGTTACACGCACAATTGTAGTAATGTCCTTTATTTGATCGTATCAGGTATCAGATTTCGGAGATCGACGAGGAGAAACGTGAACCTTACGACAATTTTGTCGAGCCGATTTTGTCGATTTCTTGGGCACCGATCGACATTGTTCTTCGACAGTTTTGTCTTCACTTTCTTCCGCTTCGTTCAACGGAATGGGTTGCAATGCTCGGGCCAGAATCGGTGGCCTCAAAACAGTTTTCAACGAGACGGCGCGCTCCATTTCACCTCTACGCCAGAGAAAAACGGACGCTTCGAAGTACTTAATCTTTACATGTATACACGATTACCGTTACCGTTTCGAGAAGCGAACAGCATCTAGTTTTGACCACTCGCACGACCTCAGACTTGACTTCGGGGTTTCCTTCGCATTGGACGTTGATTCTTGCCAGGATGCATCAATTTCCGAACAAGCCGAATACAGCGAATACATTGCACGCAACTCCTGCTAGACCGTAATCCGCAAAAGCGTGATCGTGATCGATTCGTTTGGTACGATTACTTGcctttttctttaaaagagACGTTTCGCTGCGAATATTCGTGTAATGCAAGTTGTCGGCCGTGGTCTCCTTGTTCCGGTGACAGTGAACACGCGGAACTGTCCCTTTCTCGTCCACTGGAGAACCTTTCGCTGCCACCATCTGCCAATGTACGTAAAACATTGACAGGAAGTCACAGTACATGCAACAACAATTCTCGTCTCGACTCTGAATCGAAAATTGAATCGTCGCACTCGCGCCCCTTTACCGGCAAATACGAAATTTCTAAACGCGACAGAACAGAATTTAAAACGTGACTTCCGGTCGTGATAGTCGCATTCGATCGTTCAGTCAACTAAATGTCTTCGAGAGAAACGTTTACGAGCGTGGTTGCATTCTTCATCCTGTAACCGTAATGTCCGCGAGCCTGTGTTGTGCGTACCCATGGATTGTTTTTTTCGTACATAGCTCGCAGCCGCTCCTGCCGAGGACACACCGGATGTTCATTCAAGGTTCTCATCAAAGAGCAATGGGTATGCGCGATCAAACGGTCCAGCTCGATCTGTCGGGACAAAAGATCAAATGATCCGAGTCGTATCAAAGTTGTTCCACGAATACGAGTCTTTCGAAATGCAATAACTCTGTTGCCCTTGTACAAGACGAATACCTTCTCGGAACGACGTTTGGTTCGTTTGCGAGGATTAACGTGCAAAGATAATCCAGTTTGATCGGTCACGACAGGCTCgcgttttttttctcgccgTTCGCGTTCGTTCGGATCGCCGAACAAACCCTTCGATTCCGCCACTTTGATCATAAACAACGAGTCGAATTGCATCATCTCCTTCCTCTTGATCACCGCGAGGAAGCATCCTGGATCTAACACGTCGCTAATGTTCTTCCCGTAAATATCGTCGATAGTACCTACCTCGAAGAGATCGCTGTCCGGAACCTTAGAATTCGATCGAAACGTTTGAATCGATTGCGCAACAGGAACCAGTTGCGGACTACAACCATTTCAATGCATATTTTGTTCATAAAGGAAAAGCTTACAACAACATTTCGGAGAATCTTATCGTCGTTCCTCTCATCGTTCAAATGCTCTAATTTGTCGGCATTTAACTCGCCGCGAAACTCTCCCCCCTCTTTCTGCAGCTTCTTCTTCGACTGAAAGGAAACACTATGCAGAACCACTCGAAGACGAATTCTGTCGAAAAGGAGGAGAAGTGGGAGTGATCTTACCGGTTGATCACGGACGTGTCTCGCCATGGCCATTCGATTGGCGTAATCGACTACTCGTCGAATCATTTCTGTAGTCTCCGAAGGTAAAACCGTGTGCGCTTCGTATAGAACGAACTGTACGTTGGGTCTAGTCAACGCATACTTCAAAGTTGCCATTTGATCGGCCAAGTGAGCGCACGGTGGTTCGATCTCGCGACCGATTTCGCTGTCGTCATTGTCGTCTACCGCGACACAGGCTTCCGTCAGCGATTCGAGAAGTTCGGCGTCACCACCGCGAGCCACGGCTAGATCGACGATGTCTCGGACCCCGGTATAACTGCACGGCGGAATCGCCAGAACCACAGTAGCTCTGTCCAGTTCGGCCGTCGCTGGGGGCGATATGTATCTATACGAAGCGAAATTCTTCAGTTGAAAATAGATGTAAGGAAAAATCAAACGGTGAGTATACTTTTCGGAAAACACGCGACATCTTTGCGAGGTGACTCCGAGTCCGTTCAAATATGTCTCGTACTCGGCAAGACGTTCACCAACTCCAAATGCTAGCAATCGACCAGCGTCTTGGATGTCTTGCAGCAATTCGACCAAATAGCCGGTGTGTCGAGGCGCTAAGGGATGTGTCAGAACTACCGGTCCGCAAAACCGACCGACACGAATCGCTTGAGCCAGAGCAGCCGCCCCCAAGCACAAAGATCTCTCCTATTCAATATCGAATTGTAGAACATATTCAAAAAAGGTATCAgcatattaaatgaaattgttggtCACcctatagaatatagaatgttTTCGTCTACCTTGGTACCCACCAGGAAAACAAACCGATGATCGTGAACCAGACTCGAACGAGCCAAAGTTTCGCGCGCCCTCTCTCGCAGTTCGATCATCTTCGGACAAATCGGATCGAACAGGTAACCGTTGTCGCTGAGCTTCGACGCGCCTTCGCTTTCGCAGAGGACCAAATTCAATTTGGACATCTCGTTGAGGAATTCTTCTTTGTTGGTAAACTTGTTGGAGTTTATCCATCCGGAAGCAAGCGCGGCAGCCTCGGCTTGTTCACCCCAAGCTACGCCTTCGATATCCCGCAAACGCGTTGGCAGCAGCTCGTCTTCGCGTCGCGTTTCCAACACCACGGGTACACATTATCTTGTCACGGTACGGATCATCGTATATGATAGTCTAAGTACGATACAGGCATGCACGCGACTCTAGTgcctttttttattcatactTGCATCATTGCCCGGCAAAACTCCCAAAAAATCACCTAAAGCAAAACTATTTGTGCTATTCACCGAGACTTAGAGCCGAACCGCGAATACGCTGGCGCGAAAGGCTCGCGGCGAGATGGGTTTTCGCCTCCAACAAAGCTCCTTCGATGTCCATCAATCCGGCAGTCTGGATCGAC is a window encoding:
- the LOC144471942 gene encoding pyruvate dehydrogenase E1 component subunit alpha, somatic form, mitochondrial, whose amino-acid sequence is MTEEEAIYALKTMNYIRRMENKCAELYRTRMINGFLHLYSGQEAVAVGMKMAMKESDSLITAYRCHGFGVCFGLTARQILAELMGRRTGASEGKGGSMHMYAPRFYGGDGIVGGQVPIGVGLAFAHKYEGSGGVAWVLYGDGAASQGQIYEAYNMSKLWNLPVVYICENNQYAMGTAVHRHSANTAFYTRGDLIPGVKVDGMHILDVREAVKFAGDYALRNGPIILEMDTYRYYGHSMSDPGISYRSRDEVKQIQTEADPITNLGKLVVQSGLKTEQEVEELRKTTWKEVDQELEAAKADPPPELAEIGTHLYVKPLEKVRGKVPWQTH
- the LOC144471941 gene encoding LOW QUALITY PROTEIN: uncharacterized protein LOC144471941 (The sequence of the model RefSeq protein was modified relative to this genomic sequence to represent the inferred CDS: deleted 1 base in 1 codon); translation: MAETQRDNEVSDRIGSDKLGDYVKILQLAFKRWTSIRGQLRDEKLNKEAEELILPSNEDWRQRVYYGLVELQRACDKEITTNRVSETELSLELEKTKEKEEAQNDDRKRETVEKSCAPGYWEWEPRILGSSAVKTDGETCKIDEMEGSIFSRTYSGTGSRTGSGTGSRMSIGRSMTEACAKPGWRVNDIVLAAKVLRKESESLVYSDEAEMRRVFGLVYDVLRYKKIFCRALKEVGFWRCNDELKQRRKIVWLLLYDMQGRKFSSRGEIDGVEEREKIFQTAGLMDIEGALLEAKTHLAASLSRQRIRGSALSLDELLPTRLRDIEGVAWGEQAEAAALASGWINSNKFTNKEEFLNEMSKLNLVLCESEGASKLSDNGYLFDPICPKMIELRERARETLARSSLVHDHRFVFLERSLCLGAAALAQAIRVGRFCGPVVLTHPLAPRHTGYLVELLQDIQDAGRLLAFGVGERLAEYETYLNGLGVTSQRCRVFSEKYISPPATAELDRATVVLAIPPCSYTGVRDIVDLAVARGGDAELLESLTEACVAVDDNDDSEIGREIEPPCAHLADQMATLKYALTRPNVQFVLYEAHTVLPSETTEMIRRVVDYANRMAMARHVRDQPSKKKLQKEGGEFRGELNADKLEHLNDERNDDKILRNVVVPDSDLFEVGTIDDIYGKNISDVLDPGCFLAVIKRKEMMQFDSLFMIKVAESKGLFGDPNERERREKKREPVVTDQTGLSLHVNPRKRTKRRSEKIELDRLIAHTHCSLMRTLNEHPVCPRQERLRAMYEKNNPWMVAAKGSPVDEKGTVPRVHCHRNKETTADNLHYTNIRSETSLLKKKASNRTKRIDHDHAFADYGLAGVACMYSLYSACSEIDASWQESTSNAKETPKSSLRSCEWSKLDAVRFSKRGEMERAVSLKTVLRPPILARALQPIPLNEAEESEDKTVEEQCRSVPKKSTKSARQNCRKVHVSPRRSPKSDT
- the LOC144471938 gene encoding uncharacterized protein LOC144471938, whose translation is MQTIQTKHVTMDFDRELTGILRELVQFLECLHEIKLPVTLENLRNNLLTRSKQSLTTFMIKKIGIRSSPEPYLNMTPVAPKGLMPAIENEGELEEYVGAEEPQKQKQQHDYYESFQTVEANHAAAVATASTVPSPLPSRDKDEKIENALIEFYANIPAVETKDKCRKCGPLYRKDGKILFLFEPYRMCWVAMLGSHLLIYGNDRDNRPHMILSLHNYMARAAPNADQRRSESTFEIFCPGSRTYQFVARTPKDMEQWVAKICELNINGRDEITELTKVSISVPPEVKARSSLSLEPDHKEEQYQDVGCFSIDGQESEIDGCFAATNADEQLTESSKNTQADLTNFPSSPMSTSVPAAPVLFSGPPLPARIPRRLPSLPVSRSSNSPSYVPQDEEEDEIYHKIEDFRNKTTTDKPCYGNVGPAKNTIDDIDTNDTKSNQLSICNGVTSSKKDSSTLGGKPKKNLENKNDTGSAAGSLVSAPTNDNGMHINGQDESYDDVESLLSKPVLRRPTAHKVEEPTKSPQKKSFLDRMRSLKESPRKTEKKTKGKVVALSTVDNERLSTYDDVSDLIDSQQIKRTMLSEQEKRKEEKEKNESEYNFPPPPKPIYAHPPPVEETIATIQEGLYDDVSSYRRNYEVQDKWQLHRVMESSGKSNHVGESVRRKLDTSVPGDSIDRPKSQASLKEIEHYQTPRPNSNHREYPADQQEELYDDIAILAEFTARRKEFRSSRDSEQTPRVQVSLEKKSWNRFVGGKRSKPADPVTTEETNQNSNGTEPVDDLAQTRMNSFKKLISKMENSLGKTSVKTTSTSLSNRMNATDNA